The Paeniglutamicibacter sulfureus genome includes a region encoding these proteins:
- a CDS encoding sulfite exporter TauE/SafE family protein encodes MIEAATLLDGSGLQGMEPGTIALIVLAGFAAGWVDAVVGGGGLLQLPALLLVPGISPVQALATNKLGSVFGTTTSAVTYYRRAHPDLKTAIPMATVALAGSFGGAILATLLPEEVIKPVIIAALIAVGLFTLFKPTAGELTNLRHTGSRHYAVAGVIGLVIGGYDGLIGPGTGSFLIIAMVAFMGYNFLAASAKAKIVNMATNLGALAFFLPSGHLLWGIGLVLGAANMVGGYLGARMAVSKGSKFIRIVFLAVVGALILKLGYDVLFPAV; translated from the coding sequence ATGATCGAGGCGGCGACCCTGCTTGATGGTTCCGGGCTGCAGGGAATGGAGCCCGGAACCATCGCCTTGATCGTGCTCGCAGGATTCGCCGCGGGCTGGGTCGATGCGGTGGTCGGCGGCGGGGGACTGCTCCAGCTCCCCGCCCTGCTGTTGGTCCCGGGGATCTCCCCGGTGCAGGCGCTTGCCACCAACAAGCTGGGATCCGTCTTCGGCACCACCACCAGTGCGGTGACCTACTACCGCCGTGCCCATCCGGATCTGAAGACCGCGATCCCGATGGCCACGGTGGCGCTGGCGGGCTCCTTCGGCGGGGCGATCCTGGCCACGCTGCTGCCCGAAGAAGTCATCAAACCCGTCATCATTGCCGCACTCATCGCGGTGGGCCTGTTCACGCTCTTCAAGCCCACGGCAGGGGAGCTGACGAACCTGCGCCACACGGGCTCCCGCCACTATGCGGTGGCAGGCGTGATCGGGCTGGTCATCGGCGGCTACGACGGGCTGATCGGCCCGGGCACCGGATCGTTCCTGATCATCGCGATGGTCGCCTTCATGGGCTACAACTTCCTGGCCGCCAGCGCCAAGGCCAAGATCGTGAACATGGCGACCAACCTGGGCGCACTGGCGTTCTTCCTGCCTTCCGGGCACCTGTTGTGGGGGATCGGCCTGGTGCTGGGGGCGGCGAACATGGTTGGCGGCTACCTCGGCGCGCGCATGGCTGTGTCCAAGGGCAGCAAGTTCATCCGCATTGTCTTCCTTGCCGTGGTGGGCGCGCTGATCCTCAAGCTGGGCTACGACGTGTTGTTTCCAGCCGTTTAG
- a CDS encoding aspartate kinase, giving the protein MQSDTWPAWRLRESLIIQKYSSSSVADHRGIQRVARRIVDTQRAGFSVVVVLPEMESATNELATHPAGLAPSGESGGLDLAVGRRKQIFEPSLEMAISKLGAASHVFTGGEAGLITDGIHGKAHIVGVDPLAVAASLARREIPIVAGFQGTNREANMVTTMGRDGSDLMAVALAASLNALVCEIYSDFDGLYTADPRIVPAARKVQTITSVQMMELAAAGAKVLPRRCIEYARRLGVTIHVRSPFNPDEGTRVVSGLEDEPGAEHSATLEEPLIMGVIQDRTQIQVTVAGVPMGPGPAQLFGVTAALGVCPDMITHKNDVVDGSTDISFILPADQIPPVVAAVSKAQETIGFQWLKCEEVGKLSLSGFGMRLEPDVLCRFLGVLSDAGIKIRLFSDSSVCLCAVTDLEMLGLGVRAMREAFNLSDDLGKGYRAKHMNQSVNHKG; this is encoded by the coding sequence ATGCAATCGGACACTTGGCCTGCTTGGAGGCTTCGTGAAAGCCTGATCATCCAAAAATACAGTAGTTCCTCTGTAGCAGACCACAGAGGAATTCAGCGGGTTGCGCGAAGGATCGTGGATACGCAACGCGCGGGATTTTCGGTGGTGGTGGTGCTACCCGAGATGGAAAGTGCCACGAATGAATTAGCGACCCATCCAGCTGGACTCGCCCCGTCGGGTGAATCAGGTGGGTTGGACCTTGCGGTGGGTCGGCGTAAGCAGATCTTCGAGCCTTCGCTGGAAATGGCCATTTCCAAGCTTGGTGCAGCCTCCCATGTGTTTACGGGCGGAGAAGCAGGGCTGATCACGGATGGCATCCACGGCAAAGCACACATAGTTGGCGTGGATCCACTGGCCGTGGCGGCTTCCCTTGCTCGCAGGGAGATCCCCATCGTGGCCGGCTTCCAGGGAACAAACCGCGAGGCCAATATGGTCACGACCATGGGACGAGATGGATCGGACCTGATGGCGGTTGCTCTCGCCGCCTCCTTGAATGCATTGGTTTGTGAAATCTATTCCGACTTTGACGGCCTGTACACGGCAGATCCACGCATCGTTCCGGCAGCTCGCAAGGTCCAAACGATTACAAGCGTGCAAATGATGGAACTGGCCGCTGCAGGAGCCAAGGTTCTGCCGCGGCGGTGCATTGAATATGCGCGCCGCCTTGGAGTAACGATCCATGTGCGTTCACCGTTTAATCCGGATGAGGGGACGAGGGTCGTTTCCGGGCTCGAGGACGAGCCCGGCGCCGAGCATTCGGCGACCTTGGAAGAACCGCTGATCATGGGCGTCATCCAAGACCGGACCCAGATCCAAGTCACCGTGGCCGGTGTCCCCATGGGGCCAGGCCCGGCGCAGCTGTTCGGTGTCACCGCGGCTTTAGGTGTTTGCCCGGACATGATCACTCATAAAAATGACGTGGTGGACGGGTCTACGGACATTTCATTCATCTTGCCCGCCGACCAAATCCCCCCTGTGGTGGCTGCTGTCTCGAAGGCTCAGGAGACCATTGGCTTCCAGTGGTTGAAATGCGAAGAAGTGGGCAAACTTTCGCTGTCGGGTTTCGGCATGCGTCTGGAGCCTGATGTGCTCTGCCGGTTCTTGGGTGTGCTTTCCGATGCCGGCATCAAGATTCGGCTATTTTCCGACTCTTCGGTTTGCCTATGCGCCGTAACGGACCTAGAGATGCTGGGGCTTGGGGTCCGGGCAATGCGCGAAGCGTTCAACTTATCCGATGACTTGGGGAAAGGGTATAGGGCAAAACATATGAATCAATCCGTCAATCACAAAGGCTAG
- a CDS encoding diaminobutyrate--2-oxoglutarate transaminase family protein: protein MTNKTELADWTGPLVSGPIPGPQSAAFLARQEARESNARTYPRHLPIAIAEAAGSFVRDVDGNVFIDFLNGAGVLPFGHNHPELVRVAADQMLVETHGLDFPTPVKDAFIDTQLSMLPVDMQDRMKIHFCGPTGANAVEAAIKLCKTATRRGEIISFQGGFHGSTAAAMALTGLVAPKSHVQNGMPGVHFFPYSYCSQCPLGMSPATCSTNCATFLEHSLKDDLSGIPLPAAVILELVQGEGGSIPATIEFAQRVRAVTRELGIPLIVDEVQTGCGRTGTWFSFEQYGIEPDVIVASKALSGMGLPIALIMYDKAMDVWEPGAHIGTFRGNQLAFATGVEAVKIFQRDDILGNVRRRSEQCFGLLAPLQQHPWVREIRGKGLLVGVELMDPRTEMPAGDLAAEVQSEALNRGLILELGGRDSSVVRLLPPLNITAEVMETACHILVDCIDRLASMLDVPAP from the coding sequence ATGACAAATAAAACGGAACTCGCGGACTGGACGGGTCCGCTCGTGTCAGGCCCGATACCGGGGCCACAGTCCGCCGCCTTTTTGGCGCGTCAAGAAGCCCGGGAATCCAACGCCCGGACTTACCCACGCCATTTGCCGATTGCGATCGCCGAAGCCGCAGGGAGTTTCGTTCGGGATGTTGACGGAAATGTGTTCATAGACTTCCTCAACGGGGCAGGGGTGCTCCCGTTCGGGCACAACCATCCGGAATTGGTACGTGTTGCCGCCGACCAAATGCTGGTTGAAACCCACGGCCTGGATTTCCCGACGCCGGTAAAGGACGCCTTCATCGATACCCAGCTCTCAATGCTTCCCGTGGATATGCAGGACCGGATGAAGATCCACTTCTGCGGACCCACCGGCGCCAATGCCGTAGAGGCTGCGATAAAGCTGTGCAAGACGGCTACCCGTCGCGGAGAGATCATCAGCTTTCAGGGAGGATTCCATGGGAGCACTGCCGCGGCAATGGCCCTCACCGGACTGGTGGCACCAAAAAGTCACGTGCAAAATGGCATGCCAGGGGTCCACTTCTTTCCCTATTCATACTGTTCGCAATGCCCTCTCGGCATGAGCCCCGCCACCTGTTCCACGAACTGCGCGACTTTCCTGGAGCATTCGCTGAAGGACGATCTCAGCGGAATTCCGCTGCCCGCCGCCGTAATTCTTGAGCTCGTTCAAGGCGAGGGCGGATCAATTCCCGCCACAATCGAGTTCGCCCAGCGAGTGCGTGCAGTGACCCGAGAACTGGGGATCCCGCTGATCGTCGACGAAGTGCAAACGGGCTGCGGACGTACCGGTACCTGGTTCTCGTTTGAGCAGTACGGAATCGAACCAGATGTCATCGTTGCCTCGAAGGCACTCAGCGGCATGGGTCTGCCCATCGCGCTGATCATGTACGACAAGGCGATGGATGTCTGGGAGCCCGGCGCACACATCGGTACCTTCCGTGGCAACCAGCTCGCCTTCGCCACCGGTGTCGAAGCAGTGAAAATATTCCAACGCGACGACATCCTGGGCAACGTCCGGCGCCGCAGCGAACAATGTTTTGGCCTTCTGGCGCCGCTGCAGCAGCATCCGTGGGTTCGGGAAATCCGCGGGAAGGGATTGCTTGTGGGCGTCGAGCTCATGGATCCACGAACCGAAATGCCGGCGGGAGATTTAGCCGCCGAAGTGCAGAGCGAGGCCTTGAACCGGGGGCTGATCCTGGAACTCGGCGGCCGCGACAGCAGCGTCGTGCGCCTGCTGCCTCCGCTCAATATCACCGCGGAAGTCATGGAGACCGCTTGTCACATCCTGGTCGATTGCATCGATCGGTTGGCATCGATGCTCGATGTGCCCGCGCCGTAA
- a CDS encoding Pls/PosA family non-ribosomal peptide synthetase, with product MTREVALSKQVDTRENLAYPGRHRALSLMHGPVLHSVEVDQTAGWVPGERLDHLFEGQCDLLRKTGKGLHLAVDTGAVRLTYDQLDAKANQLARYLIAHGCNPGDRIALLFDDPVRSLVGMLAVLKIHAAYVPLDAGYPADRIAYIIADADVAQVLTLSHLRDRLVDVMASVRCLDEEDPRIESMDSARLAAEEKGSPSDQLAYIIYTSGTTGRPKGVAIEHASICNFVRVAALSYGYEQQDRVYQGMTIAFDFSVEEIWVPWMSGATLVPKPSGTALLGLELAEFLVAHKVTAICCVPTLLATLDEDIPSLRFLLVSGEACPRDLMVRWHRPGRRFLNVYGPTEATVTATYAIADPTRPVTLGVPLPSYAVVILDPDEPKALPAGTQGEIGLAGIGLAKGYVKRDDLTGKAFIPDFLGIDNNPSGRIYRTGDLGRINDMGEIEYFGRIDTQVKIRGYRIELTEIESVLLQVPGVAQAVVDTYEREPGFTELVAYYSLRKDTPEIDAVDLRKRLQSQLPSYMVPAYFECLKAIPMLPSDKADRKNLPPPSTPSPNAGGQEYVAPANETEEQLSLALAQVLHVEKVSTRANFFTDLGANSLLLAHFCSLTRKNTDLPPLAMRDAYQNPTIEKLAGVLENSSAATPPTAYPETMEVRLASTRQFVTTGVLQALIFLAYTYGLTVLAVAGYHWAAAATDAIKVWERSLIFTVAMFVALSVIPIVLKWVIVGRWKEMEIPVWSLAYVRFWFVRVLISSNPLRMFAGTPLFNVYLRALGAKIGHDVAIFSTSVPLCSDLLTIGDGTVIRKDCVFKGYRAQRGIIQVGPVTLGKNVWVGEQTVIDIYTEMGDNSQLGHSSSLHRGQTVPPNETWHGSPGRRCDSNYKSVDPARVTMRRKVTYSFWVVCLSIAGFGSLVTFLIALFLPDYLSSGLLWNETGGFYADLIIISFGLTIGGIVTGLVAVGVVPRLLYLFLTPGKVYPLYGFHYALHRTVTRLTNIPFFANLTGDSSLILYYLSYLGYHQPNPVQTGSNFGPAVKHDTPYAVTVGSGTMVSDGLSMITAEVSNTSFRIAPSTIGAKNFLGNAITYPPAGKTGENCLFGTMTMVPIDGPVREGVGLLGSPPFEIPRSVQRDSAFDEMKTAEQLKLRLPAKNRHNGLTIALFLLLRWFEVFVSLWFASVVLTHFEEVGALAVMIGTLALGVALEGLTIAIERITQIRHKLVPTFCSIYEVYFWEHERFWKFIGGAALGLFSGTPFKSIILRLLGVRVGKRLFDDGCAIPEKTIVSIGDDVTLNSGSIFQCHSMEDGAFKLEPISIGSRVTIGVGAFVHYGVTMQDGAELKADSFLMKGSDVPEDSLFGGNPAQELSTRGLRNVASG from the coding sequence ATGACCAGAGAGGTCGCTTTGAGCAAGCAAGTTGATACGCGGGAAAACCTTGCCTATCCGGGAAGACACAGGGCACTTAGCCTCATGCACGGGCCTGTATTGCACTCCGTGGAGGTGGACCAGACAGCCGGATGGGTCCCGGGGGAACGCCTGGATCACCTCTTTGAGGGACAGTGCGATCTGTTGCGCAAGACCGGGAAAGGATTGCATCTGGCTGTGGACACGGGTGCGGTCAGGCTCACCTATGATCAGTTGGACGCCAAGGCCAACCAACTGGCCCGGTACTTGATCGCCCACGGGTGCAATCCCGGGGACAGGATAGCGTTGCTTTTCGACGATCCGGTTCGTTCCCTGGTGGGGATGCTCGCGGTGTTGAAGATCCACGCTGCGTATGTGCCCCTGGATGCCGGTTATCCCGCCGACCGGATCGCTTACATCATCGCCGATGCCGATGTCGCCCAGGTCTTGACGCTGTCGCATTTGAGGGATCGTCTCGTGGATGTCATGGCTTCGGTCCGCTGCCTCGATGAGGAGGACCCAAGGATCGAGTCGATGGATTCCGCGCGACTTGCAGCGGAGGAAAAGGGATCCCCCAGCGACCAGTTGGCCTACATCATTTACACGTCCGGAACGACCGGTCGGCCCAAGGGTGTGGCAATTGAGCATGCCAGCATCTGCAATTTCGTGAGAGTGGCTGCGCTCTCCTATGGGTACGAGCAGCAGGACAGGGTTTATCAGGGCATGACCATAGCCTTTGACTTCTCGGTTGAAGAGATTTGGGTTCCGTGGATGTCCGGGGCCACCCTGGTTCCCAAACCCAGCGGCACCGCGCTGCTTGGACTGGAGCTGGCAGAGTTTCTGGTTGCCCACAAGGTCACGGCCATTTGTTGTGTTCCAACGTTGTTGGCGACACTCGATGAGGATATTCCATCCCTCCGCTTTCTTTTGGTCTCCGGGGAAGCGTGTCCACGTGACCTGATGGTGCGGTGGCATCGGCCGGGTCGTCGCTTCTTGAATGTGTACGGACCCACCGAGGCCACTGTCACGGCAACCTACGCGATTGCCGATCCCACACGTCCTGTCACCCTGGGAGTGCCATTGCCCAGCTATGCCGTGGTCATCCTCGATCCCGACGAACCCAAGGCGCTGCCGGCCGGCACCCAGGGCGAGATCGGCCTGGCAGGCATTGGGTTGGCCAAGGGCTACGTCAAGCGTGACGACCTCACAGGGAAGGCCTTTATCCCGGACTTTCTGGGGATAGACAACAACCCTTCGGGCAGGATCTACCGCACCGGCGACCTGGGGCGGATCAATGATATGGGTGAGATCGAATATTTTGGCCGTATCGACACCCAAGTGAAAATCCGCGGTTACCGGATCGAACTCACAGAGATCGAATCGGTGCTGTTGCAGGTGCCCGGAGTTGCCCAAGCGGTCGTTGACACCTACGAACGGGAACCCGGTTTTACCGAGCTGGTGGCGTACTACAGCCTGAGGAAAGACACCCCTGAAATCGATGCCGTGGATCTCAGGAAACGGCTGCAATCCCAGCTTCCCAGCTATATGGTGCCGGCGTACTTTGAGTGCCTGAAAGCCATTCCGATGCTACCCAGCGACAAGGCCGATCGAAAAAACCTGCCCCCGCCTTCCACACCCAGCCCCAATGCGGGCGGCCAGGAATATGTGGCCCCGGCAAATGAGACCGAGGAACAGCTGTCGCTGGCCTTGGCGCAGGTGCTCCACGTTGAGAAGGTATCGACGCGAGCGAATTTTTTTACGGATCTCGGGGCCAATTCCCTTTTACTTGCACATTTCTGTTCCCTGACCAGAAAGAACACCGACCTGCCCCCGCTGGCCATGAGGGATGCCTACCAAAACCCGACCATTGAAAAGCTGGCCGGGGTGCTCGAAAACAGCAGCGCCGCCACGCCGCCGACCGCGTATCCCGAGACAATGGAAGTCAGACTGGCCAGCACCCGCCAGTTCGTGACGACAGGCGTTCTGCAAGCCCTGATCTTCTTGGCGTACACCTACGGGTTGACGGTCCTGGCGGTCGCCGGATATCACTGGGCAGCTGCGGCAACGGACGCCATAAAAGTTTGGGAACGATCCCTCATTTTCACCGTCGCGATGTTTGTCGCGTTGTCAGTGATACCCATTGTCCTGAAATGGGTAATTGTCGGGCGGTGGAAGGAAATGGAAATTCCTGTCTGGTCATTGGCATATGTCCGCTTCTGGTTCGTGCGGGTGCTCATCAGCAGCAATCCACTTCGAATGTTTGCCGGGACACCGTTGTTTAACGTCTATTTGCGGGCGCTGGGGGCCAAGATCGGGCACGACGTTGCGATCTTCTCCACTTCAGTGCCGCTGTGCAGCGATTTGCTCACCATTGGTGACGGCACCGTGATCCGAAAGGACTGCGTGTTCAAGGGCTATCGCGCCCAACGGGGAATCATTCAAGTAGGGCCGGTGACCCTGGGCAAAAACGTCTGGGTGGGTGAGCAAACGGTCATCGACATCTATACGGAGATGGGAGACAACTCCCAGCTTGGTCATTCATCGTCGCTGCATCGTGGGCAGACGGTACCGCCCAATGAAACATGGCATGGCTCGCCCGGGCGGCGCTGCGATTCCAATTACAAGTCTGTCGACCCTGCGCGCGTCACTATGAGAAGAAAGGTCACCTACAGTTTCTGGGTCGTGTGCCTCAGCATTGCCGGGTTCGGGTCCCTCGTTACCTTCCTGATTGCGTTGTTCCTGCCGGACTACCTCTCGTCAGGTTTGCTCTGGAACGAGACCGGTGGGTTCTATGCCGACTTGATTATCATTTCCTTCGGCCTGACAATCGGCGGTATTGTTACCGGCCTGGTGGCAGTGGGCGTCGTACCGCGGCTGCTATATCTTTTCCTGACCCCCGGCAAGGTCTATCCCCTTTACGGATTCCACTATGCCCTTCACCGGACGGTCACGCGGCTCACGAATATCCCGTTCTTCGCAAACCTCACAGGCGACAGCTCGCTGATTCTCTATTACCTGAGCTATCTCGGGTATCACCAGCCGAACCCGGTGCAAACGGGGTCCAACTTCGGACCCGCAGTCAAACACGACACACCCTATGCGGTTACCGTCGGCTCCGGAACGATGGTGTCGGATGGTCTGTCGATGATTACCGCAGAGGTATCGAACACCTCATTCCGCATCGCACCCAGCACCATCGGTGCCAAGAACTTTTTGGGCAACGCCATCACCTATCCACCTGCGGGGAAGACCGGCGAGAACTGTTTGTTCGGAACCATGACCATGGTCCCGATTGACGGTCCCGTCCGTGAAGGAGTCGGACTCCTGGGGTCCCCGCCTTTCGAGATCCCGCGCTCGGTCCAGCGGGACAGCGCCTTCGACGAGATGAAGACGGCAGAGCAACTCAAATTGCGGCTTCCAGCAAAGAACCGCCACAACGGCCTCACCATTGCGCTGTTCCTTTTGCTCCGTTGGTTCGAGGTCTTTGTCTCCCTGTGGTTCGCATCGGTCGTCCTGACCCATTTTGAAGAAGTCGGCGCACTGGCCGTCATGATCGGCACACTGGCCCTGGGTGTGGCGTTGGAAGGACTCACCATTGCGATCGAACGCATCACCCAGATCCGCCACAAGCTTGTCCCGACCTTCTGTTCCATCTATGAGGTCTACTTTTGGGAGCACGAGCGTTTTTGGAAGTTCATCGGTGGTGCAGCACTTGGCCTGTTCAGCGGCACGCCCTTCAAATCGATCATTTTGCGACTGTTGGGTGTGCGCGTGGGCAAGAGGCTTTTCGATGACGGATGCGCAATCCCGGAGAAGACAATCGTCTCCATAGGCGATGATGTGACCCTGAATTCGGGGAGCATCTTCCAATGCCACTCGATGGAAGACGGGGCCTTCAAGCTCGAGCCCATCTCGATCGGCTCCAGGGTCACGATAGGTGTCGGCGCGTTTGTGCACTACGGCGTGACCATGCAGGACGGGGCGGAGCTCAAAGCCGATTCGTTCCTGATGAAAGGTTCCGACGTACCCGAGGACAGCCTATTCGGCGGCAACCCGGCACAGGAATTGTCGACCCGTGGCCTGCGGAACGTGGCCTCCGGCTGA